From Streptomyces sp. TLI_053, a single genomic window includes:
- a CDS encoding 3-deoxy-7-phosphoheptulonate synthase, producing MDHLLLGQLADRPAGQQPDWPDPFELAAAKKELADRPPLVAAADVHRLRALLGRVARGEAHVLQAGDCAEDPQECTAGDTARRAALLDLLAGRLKLTTHRPVLRIGRIAGQFAKPRSSPTELCDGVELPVYRGHLVNGPEPDPVRRTPDPRRLAVGYEASRRVLDHLSRLAPGDPSVACPPVWASHEALLLDYELPLLRRDARGRPLLASTHFPWIGERTRDPDGAHVALLASVVNPVGCKIGPTTTPTELLRLCALLDPGREPGRLTLIARLGADRAAEVLPGLVRAVHAAGHPVVWLSDPMHGNTVAGPDGLKTRLVPDLVREVEAFQRAVRAEGAAAGGLHLETTPDEVTECADDAAGLARVGDKYTSLCDPRLNPEQALAVVSAWRG from the coding sequence GTGGACCACCTGCTCCTGGGACAGCTCGCCGACCGCCCCGCCGGGCAGCAGCCGGACTGGCCCGATCCGTTCGAACTCGCCGCCGCCAAGAAGGAACTGGCCGACCGTCCGCCGCTGGTCGCGGCCGCCGACGTGCACCGGCTTCGCGCCCTGCTCGGCCGGGTCGCGCGGGGGGAGGCGCACGTCCTCCAGGCCGGCGACTGCGCCGAGGACCCGCAGGAGTGCACCGCCGGCGACACCGCTCGCAGGGCCGCGCTGCTCGACCTGCTGGCCGGGCGGCTGAAGCTCACCACCCATCGCCCGGTGCTCCGGATCGGCCGGATCGCCGGCCAGTTCGCCAAGCCCCGCTCCAGCCCCACCGAGCTCTGCGACGGTGTCGAACTCCCGGTCTACCGGGGGCATCTGGTGAACGGACCGGAGCCCGACCCGGTCCGCCGCACCCCCGATCCGCGCCGGCTGGCGGTGGGCTACGAGGCGTCCCGCCGGGTGCTGGACCACCTGTCCCGGCTCGCCCCCGGCGACCCGTCCGTCGCCTGCCCGCCGGTGTGGGCCAGCCACGAGGCGCTGCTGCTGGACTACGAGCTGCCGCTGCTGCGCCGGGACGCGCGGGGCCGGCCGCTGCTGGCCTCCACGCACTTCCCGTGGATCGGCGAGCGGACCCGGGACCCGGACGGCGCGCACGTCGCCCTGCTGGCCTCGGTGGTCAACCCGGTCGGCTGCAAGATCGGTCCGACCACCACCCCGACGGAACTGCTGCGGCTGTGCGCCCTGCTCGACCCCGGCCGGGAGCCCGGCCGGCTGACCCTGATCGCCCGGCTCGGCGCGGACCGTGCCGCCGAGGTCCTCCCGGGCCTGGTCAGGGCGGTGCACGCGGCCGGCCACCCGGTGGTCTGGCTCAGCGACCCGATGCACGGCAACACCGTCGCCGGGCCGGACGGGCTGAAGACCCGGCTGGTGCCGGACCTGGTCCGGGAGGTCGAGGCGTTCCAGCGGGCGGTCCGGGCCGAAGGCGCCGCCGCCGGGGGCCTGCACCTGGAGACCACCCCCGACGAGGTGACCGAGTGCGCCGACGACGCGGCCGGGCTGGCCCGGGTCGGTGACAAGTACACGAGTCTGTGCGACCCGAGGCTCAACCCGGAGCAGGCGCTCGCGGTGGTGTCCGCCTGGCGCGGCTGA
- a CDS encoding arylamine N-acetyltransferase, producing MLDDAMVDAYLARIGAERPERPDLAALTRLQERQVLSVPFENLGYHLDEPIHMDEQVLDKIVRQRRGGGCYEVNPALSFLLTALGYQVEILPGRVHRPGGTLGAALCHLALRVTVDGEQWLVDTGFGRNSRHPLRLSSREVQQDPDGEYRLADVEGGGFDVFLNGKPLYRLEDRPVRIEDFRPTLWWYRTAPESPFMQDVFCSLRTEDGRITLKGNQLSTVSGGERGTQEFGTDAAVLEAYKTYFGFSLDRLPDQPAGGVTAAVQTG from the coding sequence GTGCTGGACGACGCCATGGTGGACGCGTACCTCGCCCGGATCGGCGCCGAGCGGCCCGAGCGGCCCGACCTCGCCGCGCTCACCCGCCTCCAGGAACGGCAAGTGCTGTCCGTGCCGTTCGAGAACCTCGGCTACCACCTCGACGAGCCCATCCACATGGACGAGCAGGTCCTCGACAAGATCGTCCGCCAGCGCCGCGGCGGCGGCTGCTACGAGGTCAACCCGGCCCTCTCGTTCCTGCTCACCGCCCTCGGCTACCAAGTGGAGATCCTGCCCGGCCGGGTCCACCGCCCCGGCGGCACCCTCGGCGCGGCCCTGTGCCACCTCGCCCTGCGGGTGACCGTCGACGGCGAGCAGTGGCTGGTCGACACCGGCTTCGGCCGCAACAGCCGGCACCCGCTGCGGCTGTCCTCGCGCGAGGTCCAGCAGGACCCGGACGGCGAGTACCGGCTGGCCGACGTCGAGGGCGGCGGCTTCGACGTGTTCCTCAACGGCAAGCCGCTGTACCGGCTGGAGGACCGCCCGGTGCGGATCGAGGACTTCCGCCCGACCCTCTGGTGGTACCGCACCGCGCCCGAGTCCCCGTTCATGCAGGACGTGTTCTGCTCGCTGCGGACCGAGGACGGCCGGATCACCCTCAAGGGCAACCAGCTCTCCACGGTGTCCGGCGGCGAGCGCGGCACCCAGGAGTTCGGCACCGACGCCGCCGTCCTGGAGGCGTACAAGACCTACTTCGGGTTCAGCCTCGACCGGCTGCCCGACCAGCCGGCCGGCGGGGTCACCGCCGCCGTCCAGACGGGATGA
- a CDS encoding anthranilate synthase family protein: MRDATPSPLDRVLAARPPAFALLHRPEATGPGVVELLIGEVSAPATLADLPLADLPPVHLPTAEPPPADPPSGLPRPGAERPDTVRPGGERHELLALVPYRQIAERGFEAPDDGTPLLALSVTEQCELPLAELLDRLPDGAVDLTGGAFDIGDEDYAQTVRRVLAEEIGEGTGANFVLRRSFVAAVGGDTAAAALTLFRRLLQRETGAYWTFLVHTGERTLVGATPERHISVHGGRAVMNPISGTYRYPEQGPELAGVLEFLADRKETDELCMVLDEELKMMARICPGGGRVVGPYLKEMARLAHTEYFIEGRTHRDPREVLRETLFAPTVTGSPLESAARVIAKYEPGGRGYYSGVAALIGRDAAGGRSLDSGILIRTADIDPATGRLGIGVGATLVRHSDPRSEVAETGAKAAGLLAASGAGPAGPFTPADGRRGGFAAHPEVRAALAGRNRDLSGFWLAEVSGRARPRPELAGLRVLVVDAEDTFTAMIGHQLRALGVEVAVRRFDEPYSWEGVDLVVLGPGPGDPRDTSHPKIAHLRSAARELLAARRPFLAVCLSHQVLSAELGLPLVRRAVPNQGVQRPVDLFGAAERVGFYNTFAAVWDACPGGPGEFEAPGGGTVRVAGDAATGEVHALRGPGFASVQFHAESVLTLGGVRITGDLIAHALGLPDPVRMTPGAPEFS, translated from the coding sequence GTGCGTGACGCGACCCCTTCCCCGCTGGACCGGGTGCTGGCCGCCCGGCCGCCCGCGTTCGCGCTGCTGCACCGGCCCGAGGCCACCGGCCCGGGGGTGGTCGAGCTGCTGATCGGCGAGGTGTCGGCGCCGGCCACGCTGGCCGACCTGCCGCTGGCCGACCTGCCACCGGTCCACCTGCCGACGGCGGAGCCGCCGCCGGCGGACCCGCCCTCCGGTCTCCCGCGGCCCGGTGCCGAGCGGCCCGACACCGTACGGCCCGGTGGCGAGCGGCACGAACTGCTCGCCCTGGTCCCCTACCGGCAGATCGCCGAGCGCGGCTTCGAGGCCCCGGACGACGGCACCCCGCTGCTCGCGCTGAGTGTCACCGAGCAGTGCGAGCTGCCGCTCGCCGAACTGCTCGACCGCCTCCCCGACGGCGCGGTCGACCTGACCGGCGGCGCCTTCGACATCGGCGACGAGGACTACGCGCAGACCGTCCGCCGGGTGCTCGCCGAGGAGATCGGGGAGGGCACGGGCGCCAACTTCGTGCTCCGGCGCTCCTTCGTCGCCGCCGTCGGCGGGGACACCGCCGCCGCCGCGCTCACCCTGTTCCGCCGACTGCTCCAACGGGAGACCGGCGCGTACTGGACCTTCCTGGTGCACACCGGGGAACGGACCCTGGTCGGCGCGACGCCCGAGCGGCACATCAGCGTGCACGGCGGGCGGGCGGTGATGAACCCGATCAGCGGCACCTACCGCTACCCGGAGCAGGGCCCGGAACTGGCCGGGGTGCTGGAGTTCCTGGCGGACCGCAAGGAGACCGACGAGCTCTGCATGGTGCTCGACGAGGAACTCAAGATGATGGCCCGGATCTGCCCGGGCGGCGGCCGGGTGGTCGGCCCCTACCTCAAGGAGATGGCCCGGCTCGCGCACACCGAGTACTTCATCGAGGGCCGGACCCACCGGGACCCGCGCGAGGTGCTGCGCGAGACGCTGTTCGCGCCCACGGTCACCGGCAGCCCACTGGAGTCCGCCGCCCGGGTGATCGCCAAGTACGAGCCCGGGGGGCGGGGTTACTACAGCGGCGTGGCCGCGCTGATCGGCCGGGACGCGGCCGGCGGGCGCTCCCTGGACTCCGGGATCCTGATCCGCACCGCCGACATCGACCCGGCCACCGGCCGGCTGGGGATCGGGGTGGGAGCGACCCTGGTGCGGCACTCGGACCCGCGCTCCGAGGTGGCCGAGACGGGTGCCAAGGCGGCCGGGCTGCTCGCCGCGAGCGGGGCCGGGCCGGCCGGGCCGTTCACCCCGGCGGACGGCCGCCGGGGCGGGTTCGCCGCGCACCCCGAGGTGCGGGCGGCCCTGGCCGGGCGCAACCGGGACCTGTCCGGCTTCTGGCTCGCCGAGGTGTCCGGACGGGCCCGGCCGCGCCCCGAACTGGCCGGTCTGCGGGTGCTGGTGGTGGACGCCGAGGACACCTTCACCGCGATGATCGGGCACCAGCTGCGCGCACTGGGTGTGGAGGTGGCGGTACGGCGGTTCGACGAGCCGTACTCGTGGGAGGGGGTCGACCTGGTGGTGCTCGGGCCCGGCCCCGGCGACCCGCGCGACACCTCCCATCCGAAGATCGCCCATCTCCGCTCGGCGGCACGGGAGTTGCTGGCCGCGCGACGGCCGTTCCTGGCGGTCTGCCTGAGTCACCAGGTGCTCTCCGCCGAGCTGGGTCTGCCGCTGGTCCGCCGTGCGGTGCCCAATCAGGGGGTGCAGCGCCCGGTCGACCTGTTCGGCGCCGCCGAGCGGGTCGGCTTCTACAACACCTTCGCCGCGGTGTGGGACGCCTGCCCGGGTGGGCCGGGGGAGTTCGAGGCGCCCGGCGGCGGCACGGTCCGGGTCGCGGGGGACGCCGCGACCGGTGAGGTGCACGCGTTGCGCGGGCCGGGCTTCGCCTCGGTGCAGTTCCACGCCGAGTCGGTGCTCACCCTCGGCGGGGTACGGATCACCGGCGATCTGATCGCTCACGCGCTCGGATTGCCGGACCCCGTTCGAATGACTCCCGGGGCTCCCGAATTCTCCTGA
- a CDS encoding 2,3-dihydro-2,3-dihydroxybenzoate dehydrogenase — MRNKVTLVTGAAGGIGAAVVRLLAVRGALVAAVDRDADRLAELTGKLAAEGLTVAAVPADVTDSASVEAAVDTAERELGPIDHLVNNAGVLRMGEVRDLTDEDWRTTFAINAEGVFRVSRAVVHRMIPRRRGAIVTVASNAGLTPRAEMAAYAASKAAATHFTKSLGLEVARYGIRCNVVAPGSTDTPMLSAMWAEGVDGRAATVAGAPSAFKVGIPLGKLARPEDVAYAVAFLLSDEAGHITLHDLTVDGGAGLGA, encoded by the coding sequence ATGAGAAACAAGGTGACACTGGTCACCGGCGCGGCGGGCGGCATCGGCGCCGCCGTGGTCCGGCTGCTGGCCGTTCGCGGCGCGCTGGTCGCGGCCGTGGACCGGGACGCCGACCGCCTCGCCGAACTCACCGGCAAGCTGGCCGCCGAGGGCCTCACGGTGGCCGCCGTCCCCGCCGACGTCACCGACAGCGCCTCCGTCGAGGCCGCCGTCGACACCGCCGAGCGCGAGCTCGGCCCGATCGACCACCTGGTCAACAACGCCGGTGTGCTGCGGATGGGCGAGGTCCGCGACCTCACCGACGAGGACTGGCGGACCACCTTCGCGATCAACGCGGAGGGCGTGTTCCGGGTGTCCCGGGCGGTGGTCCACCGCATGATCCCGCGCCGGCGGGGCGCGATCGTCACGGTCGCCTCCAACGCGGGCCTCACCCCGCGCGCCGAGATGGCCGCCTACGCGGCCTCCAAGGCGGCGGCCACCCACTTCACCAAGAGCCTCGGCCTGGAGGTCGCCCGCTACGGGATCCGCTGCAACGTGGTCGCGCCCGGCTCCACCGACACCCCGATGCTCAGCGCGATGTGGGCCGAGGGCGTCGACGGCCGGGCCGCCACCGTGGCCGGGGCGCCGTCGGCGTTCAAGGTCGGCATCCCGCTCGGCAAGCTGGCCCGGCCCGAGGACGTCGCGTACGCCGTCGCCTTCCTGCTCTCCGACGAGGCGGGCCACATCACCCTGCACGACCTCACGGTGGACGGGGGTGCCGGGCTCGGTGCGTGA
- a CDS encoding DUF4440 domain-containing protein, with product MTTTGPRPDAGLPPTDPARLPLVFAEAFNAGDAQAVERLFEPGAVFVNAPGDVVTGDDRRAATGRFLALGLPIRIEVRQCYVAGDLALLIGDYLIEGEGPDGPLRDEGTATDVARRGADGRWRYAIDNPPGTAR from the coding sequence ATGACCACCACCGGACCCCGGCCGGACGCCGGCCTCCCGCCCACCGACCCGGCCCGGCTGCCCCTGGTCTTCGCCGAGGCGTTCAACGCCGGCGACGCGCAGGCCGTGGAGCGGCTGTTCGAGCCCGGCGCGGTCTTCGTCAACGCGCCCGGCGACGTGGTGACCGGCGACGACCGGCGCGCCGCCACCGGCCGGTTCCTCGCCCTCGGCCTGCCGATCCGGATCGAGGTCCGGCAGTGCTACGTGGCCGGCGACCTCGCGCTGCTGATCGGGGACTACCTGATCGAGGGCGAGGGCCCGGACGGCCCGCTCCGCGACGAGGGCACGGCCACCGACGTCGCCCGGCGCGGCGCGGACGGCCGCTGGCGCTACGCGATCGACAACCCGCCCGGCACCGCCCGCTGA